The DNA segment AGGGAGCGGCCATGCGGGGGCCCTAGCTAGCACAACACGGTGGATTCTATGCCCGGGGCAGCACGATGGTGAACCGGGCCCCCTGCCCTGCCTCCGAGCGGACCTCCAGCGTCCCCCCGGCCTCCGTGATGATGCGCCACGCGACGCTCAGGCCCAGGCCCACATTGGACCAGACGTCCTTCGTGGTGAAGAAGGGCTCGAAGATGCGCGGCCGGATGTTCTCCGCGATGCCCTTGCCGGTGTCCTCCACCTCCAGGGTGCACATGCCATCGCGCTCCCCGGTGCGCAGCGTGAGCCGCTTCACGGGTGTCTTCAGCATCGCCGTACGCGCGTTGGACAGCAGCGCCAGCACCACCTGTGACAGGTGCCCGGGGTCCGCCTTCACGCGAGGCACCTCCGCGCTCAGCTCCGTCACCAGGTCGACGCCCTCTCCGCGCGTCTGGTTCTCCGTGAGGCTCAGCGCGTCGCGCACCACCGCGTTCAGGTCCACGGGCCGCAGGTCCGGACGCTCGCGCTGCTGGGAGAAGCGCAGCAGGTTCTGGGTGATGTCCTTGCAGCGCTTGGCGCTCTGTTCAATCTTCCGCAGCGTCTCGAAGTCCGTGTCGTCCGCGCCCCGGTCCAGCAGCAGGAGCTGCACGTTGCCCAGGATGCCGGCCAGCGGGTTGTTGATTTCATGCGCCACGCCCGCGCCCAGCTGGCCCACCGCCGCCAGCTTCTGCGCCTCCACCAGTTGGAGCTGCGCCGCCCGCAGGTCCGCCGTGGCCTCCTCCACCCGGACGCGCAGGTCGTCGTTCCAGCTCATCAGCCGAGCGCGAGACGCCTCCAGCTCCTCGCCCATTCGGTTGAAGGTGGACGCAAGCTCGCTCAATTCGTCGTGGCCCTCCACCGGCAGGCGGCGCTCCAGCTCGCCGCGGCCATAGGCCTCCGCGCCCTGCACCACCTGCGCGAGCCGCCGGTCCAGGCGCCGGGTGAAGAGCGCGCCCAGCGCCAGCAGCACCAGCAGCGCGCCCGCCACGGACGCGAGCACCGTGGTGCGCAGCTCCCGCACCGGCGTCAGCGCCAGGGCCTCGTCCTCGGTCACGACGACGCCCATCTCCAGCGTGTTCACCCAGGCCACGCTCGCCCGGCGCGCGGGGTCCTTCAGCTGGAAGCTGCGCCCGGTGTCCGTCCCCTGCGCGGAGGCCTGCGCCTCGCGCAGCTCCGGCTCCAGCGCAGCCATGCGCCGCGAGGGCTGTGAGCTGGCCAGGATGCGCCCCTCGCTGTCCACCACGTCCAGCTGCTGCCCATCGTCCGCGCGCCGCGCGAGCAGCGCCTCCAGCTGCGTGAAGACGAGCTCCGCGATGGCGTACGGCGCCT comes from the Corallococcus macrosporus genome and includes:
- a CDS encoding sensor histidine kinase; translation: MRLYQQLILFMLAATVLPLAIVGFLLLSRSEQALAQRIDDQQRALATATAEAVEANLMEVVNGLARSAELLPWERATPDEVRGMLLLLYGQSTTVSAVIQADAHGKPLGPAVFRSAEPLERHPAFDAANVPQLANAVPVEQFRDGGKGQAALGTAYVHPGSGAAAVAVAVKLGASEEAPYAIAELVFTQLEALLARRADDGQQLDVVDSEGRILASSQPSRRMAALEPELREAQASAQGTDTGRSFQLKDPARRASVAWVNTLEMGVVVTEDEALALTPVRELRTTVLASVAGALLVLLALGALFTRRLDRRLAQVVQGAEAYGRGELERRLPVEGHDELSELASTFNRMGEELEASRARLMSWNDDLRVRVEEATADLRAAQLQLVEAQKLAAVGQLGAGVAHEINNPLAGILGNVQLLLLDRGADDTDFETLRKIEQSAKRCKDITQNLLRFSQQRERPDLRPVDLNAVVRDALSLTENQTRGEGVDLVTELSAEVPRVKADPGHLSQVVLALLSNARTAMLKTPVKRLTLRTGERDGMCTLEVEDTGKGIAENIRPRIFEPFFTTKDVWSNVGLGLSVAWRIITEAGGTLEVRSEAGQGARFTIVLPRA